In the Permianibacter fluminis genome, GATATCGTCGACAACACCGGCAAGACCATTGTCGAAGCCGGTCGCCGTATTACCGCTCGTCATGTCGCCGCACTGCAAAAAACCGGTGTTACCCGTCTGGCCGTGCCGGATGAGTACCTGTTTGAGAAAGTGCTGGCCAAGTCGATCATCAACACCAAGACCGGCGAAGTCATCGCCGAATGCAACGCGATCATCACCAAGGAAATCCTAGGTAAAGTTCGTGCTGCCGGTGTGGTCGAGTTCCGCACGCTGTACACCAACGAACTGGATCAAGGTCCGTTCATTTCCGACACGCTGCGAATTGATTCGAGCAAGAGCCCGCTCGACGCGCTGGTCGAAATCTATCGCATGATGCGTCCGGGCGAGCCGCCAACCAAAGAAGCCGCGGAAACGCTGTTCAATGGTCTGTTCTTCAGTGAAGACCGTTACGATCTGTCGCGCGTTGGTCGGATGAAGTTCAACCGCCGCGTTGGTCGCGAAGAAGTGACTGGCTCTGGCGTCTTGACCAAGGATGACATCATCGCTGCCCTGCGCACGCTGATCGAAATCCGCAACGGTCGTGGCCAGGTCGATGACATCGATCACCTCGGCAACCGTCGTATCCGTTCGGTCGGTGAAATGGCCGAGAACCAGTTCCGGGTCGGTCTGGTCCGGGTTGAGCGCGCGGTCAAAGAGCGTTTGTCGCAAGCTGAAAGCGAAAACCTGATGCCGCAGGATCTGATCAACGCCAAGCCGGTCTCGGCAGCGGTGAAAGAGTTCTTCGGCAGCTCGCAGTTGTCGCAGTTCATGGATCAGGTCAACCCGCTGTCGGAAATCACCCACAAGCGCCGCGTTTCGGCCCTTGGACCTGGTGGTCTGACGCGCGAGCGCGCCGGCTTCGAAGTGCGTGACGTGCACCCGACCCACTACGGTCGCGTTTGCCCGATCGAAACACCGGAAGGCCCGAACATTGGTCTGATCAACTCGTTGTCGGTATTTGCCCGCACCAACGAGTACGGTTTCCTCGAGACGCCGTACCGTCGCGTGGTGGACGGCAAAGTCACGATGGATATCGACTATCTGTCGGCCTATGACGAAAGCCAGTTCATCATTGCCCAGGCCAACGCCGGCACCGACAAAGAAGGTCGCCTGAACGAAGATCTGGTTACCGTCCGCCATCAAGGCGAATTCACGCTGTCCACACCGGACAAGGTGAATTACATGGACGTGTCGCCGCAACAGATCATGTCGGTCGCGGCCGCGATGGTGCCGTTCCTTGAGCACGACGACGCCAACCGCGCCCTGATGGGTGCGAACATGCAACGTCAGGCTGTTCCGACTTTGCGTGCCGACAAGCCGCTGGTCGGCACCGGCATGGAGCGCGCTGTAGCCGTTGACTCCGGTGTTGCCATCATCGCCAAGCGCGGTGGCGTCATCGATTTTGCCGACGCCAGCCGTATCATCATTCGCGTCAACGATGCGGAAGTGAACGTCGGTGAAGCGGGTGTCGATATTTACTCGCTGACCAAATACCAACGTTCGAACCAGAACACCTGCATCAACCAGCGTCCGATTGTGAACGTCGGTGATGTGGTCGCGCGCGGTGATGTGCTGGCGGACGGTCCGTCCACCGATCTCGGTGAGCTCGCCCTTGGCCAGAACATGTTGGTCGCGTTCATGCCGTGGAACGGCTACAACTTCGAAGACTCGATCGTCGTGTCCGAGAACGTCGTTCAGGAAGATCGCTTCACCTCGATTCACATTCAGGAACTGTCCTGTATCGCCCGTGACACCAAGCTCGGACCTGAGGAAATTACCTCGGATATTCCGAACGTTGGCGAGCAGGCGCTGGGCAAGCTGGATGAAGCCGGTATCGTTTACATCGGTGCCGAAGTGCAGCCGGGCGACATCCTGGTCGGCAAGGTAACGCCGAAGGGCGAAACCCAGCTGACCCCGGAAGAGAAGCTGCTGCGGGCGATCTTCGGTGAAAAAGCCAGCGATGTGAAAGACACCTCGCTGCGCGTGCCAGCCGGTATGGCCGGTACCGTCATCGACGTACAAGTGTTCACCCGTGATGGCGTCGAAAAAGATTCGCGCGCCGCGGAAATCGAAAAGGCCCAGCTCGACAAGATCCGCAAGGACTTGCTGGACGAGCAGCGCATTCTCGAAGACAACGCTTTTGCCCGTGCCCGCAATCTGGTGCTCGGTCAAGTCGCGGAAAAAGGCCCGGGCAAGCTGAAGAAGGGCGTCGCTGTTGATGCCGAGTTCCTGGACTCGCTGCAACGCGGTGAAGTGCTGCAGATTCAGCTGCGCGATGAACAGAAACAACAACAGCTGGAAGCGCTGGCGAACTACGTCGAAGAACAGAAAGACGTGTTCCACAAGCGTTTCGAGAACAAGAAAGACAAGCTCAAGCAGGGTGATGATCTGGCCCCGGGCGTACTGAAAGTCGTCAAGGTGTACCTGGCCGTTAAACGCCGCGTGCAACCGGGTGACAAGATGGCCGGCCGGCACGGTAACAAGGGCGTGATCTCGACCATTGTGCCGGTGGAAGACATGCCGCACATGGCCGATGGTCGTCCGGTCGACATCGTGCTGAACCCGCTGGGCGTGCCGTCGCGTATGAACATCGGTCAGGTGTTGGAAACTCACTTGGGCTGGGCTGCGCGTGGCTTGGGTCGTCGCATCGAAGAAATGCTGGAAAAGGAACGTGCCAAAGCAGTGAAAGAACTGCGCGGCTTCCTGGAAAGCGTTTACAACGACGGAGCTGCCAACAAGGTCGACATCAAATCGCTCAGTGATGATGAAGTCATCAACCTCGGCAAAAACCTGAAAGGTGGCGTGCCGATCGCTTCGCCAGTGTTTGACGGTGCCAAAGAAGAAGAGATCTTCAAGCTGCTGAACATCGCTTACCCAAGCGGTGATGAGCGGACCGAGCGTCTCGGCTTCAACAGCTCCAAAACCCAGATGCGCCTGTACGACGGCCGCACCGGTGATGCCTTCGAGCGTCCGGTCACCGTTGGCTACATGTACATGCTGAAGCTGAACCACTTGGTCGACGACAAGATGCACGCGCGCTCGACCGGTTCGTACTCGCTTGTTACCCAGCAGCCGCTCGGTGGTAAAGCGCAGTTCGGTGGTCAGCGCTTCGGGGAAATGGAAGTCTGGGCGCTGGAAGCTTACGGCGCTGCGTACACGCTGCAGGAAATGCTCACGGTCAAGTCAGACGACGTCAACGGCCGTACCCGCATGTACAAGAACATCGTCGATGGCGACCACAAGATGGAAGCCGGCATGCCGGAATCCTTCAACGTGTTGCTGAAGGAAATCCGCTCGCTGGCCATCAACATCGAGCTGGAAGACTCAAACTGATAGGGCGAGTGTGGATGGCAGCGGCGCTGCCATCCACACCAGTGCAACTTAAGAAACGGGGAAGCCATGAAAGACCTGTTGAACCTGTTCAAGCAGCAGACCACGCTTAGCGAATTCGATCGCATCCGCATCGGTCTTGCCTCGCCCGACATGATCCGCTCCTGGTCGTTCGGCGAAGTCAAGAAGCCGGAAACCATCAACTACCGCACGTTCAAGCCGGAACGTGATGGCTTGTTCTGCGCCAAGATCTTTGGCCCGATCAAGGATTACGAGTGCTTGTGCGGCAAGTACAAGCGGCTGAAGCACCGCGGCGTCATCTGCGAGAAGTGCGGCGTCGAAGTCGCGCTGGCAAAAGTTCGCCGTGATCGCATGGGTCACATCGAACTGGCCTCGCCGGTTGCCCACATCTGGTTCCTGAAGTCGCTGCCAAGCCGTATCGGTTTGATCCTCGACATGACGCTGCGCGATATCGAGCGGGTGCTCTATTTCGAAGCGTTTGTCGTGATCGAGCCGGGCATGACCACGCTGGAGCGTGGCCAGCTGCTGGGCGAAGAGGAATACCTGAACGCGCTGGAAGAATTCGGTGACGAGTTCGATGCCAAGATGGGTGCCGAAGCGATTCGGGCGCTGCTCGAAGGTCTCGACCTGCCGAAAGAAGTCGAAACCATTCGCGAAGAAATTCCGCAAACCAGCTCGGAAACCAAGCTGAAGAAGCTGACCAAGCGGCTGAAGCTGCTGGAAGCCTTCCTTGAGTCGGGTAATTCGCCGAACTGGATGATCATGACCGTGCTGCCGGTGTTGCCGCCGGATCTGCGCCCGCTGGTGCCACTGGATGGCGGTCGCTTTGCGACCTCGGATCTGAACGATCTGTACCGCCGCGTGATCAACCGTAACAACCGTTTGAAGCGTCTGCTCGATCTGAACGCGCCGGACATCATCATCCGCAACGAAAAGCGGATGCTGCAAGAAGCGGTCGATGCGCTGCTCGACAACGGTCGTCGCGGTCGCGCGATCACCGGTTCGAACAAGCGCCCGCTGAAGTCGCTGGCCGACATGATCAAGGGCAAGCAAGGCCGGTTCCGGCAGAACTTGCTCGGCAAGCGCGTCGACTACTCGGGCCGTTCGGTCATCGTGGTCGGCCCGACGCTGCGTCTGCACCAATGCGGTCTGCCGAAGAAAATGGCGCTCGAACTGTTCAAGCCGTTCATTTTTGGCAAGCTGGAAACGCGTGGCCTCGCCACGACGATCAAAGCCGCCAAGAAAATGGTCGAGCGCGAAGAGCCGGTGGTCTGGGACATTCTCGAAGAAGTCATTCGCGAACACCCGGTCATGCTGAACCGCGCGCCGACGCTGCACCGTCTCGGTATCCAGGCGTTTGAGCCGGTGCTGGTGGAAGGCAAAGCGATTCAACTGCACCCGCTGGTTACGACCGCATTCAACGCCGACTTCGACGGTGACCAGATGGCGGTGCACGTACCGCTGACCTTGGAAGCCCAGCTCGAAGCGCGCGCACTGATGATGTCGACCAACAACATTCTGTCGCCGGCCAACGGTGAACCGATTGTGGTGCCGTCGCAGGACGTCGTGCTCGGTCTGTACTACATGACCCGTGACAAAGTGAATGGCATGGGCGAAGGCATGGTGTTTGCGGACACCGCTGAAGTTCATCGTGCCTTCCGTACCGGTCAGGTTGACCTGCATGCGCGCGTCAAAGTGCGGCTGTACGAAAAAGTGATTGATAAAGAAGGCAAGGTTACCGAGTCGACCAAGGTGCATGACACCACGGTTGGCCGCGCCATGCTGTGGGATGTGGTGCCGAAGGGCTTGCCGTTTGAGCTCATCAACACGCCGCTGACCAAGAAAGCGATTTCGAAACTGCTGAACACCTGCTATCGCGTGCTCGGTCTGAAAGCGACCGTCATTTTCGCCGATCAGGTGATGTACACCGGCTTTGCTTACGCAACGCGTTCGGGTACCTCGGTCGGTATCGATGACATGACCATTCCGGACGAGAAGAAGAAGATTCTTGCCGAGTCGGAAGCGGAAGTGAAAGAGATCGAGCAACAGTACGGTGCTGGTCTCGTTACCGCCGGTGAGCGTTACAACAAAGTCGTCGACATCTGGTCACGTGCCAACGAGCGGGTCTCGAAAGCGCTGATGGATAACCTGACCTTCGTTGATGTGATCAACGCCAAGGGCGAGAAAGAAAAGCAGAAGTCGTTCAACCCGATTTACATGATGGCCGATTCGGGCGCGCGCGGTAGCGCGGCGCAGATTCGTCAGCTGGCCGGTATGCGGGGCCTGATGGCCAAGCCGGACGGTTCGATTATCGAAACTCCGATCACGGCGAACTTCCGTGAAGGTCTGAACGTTCTGCAGTACTTTATTTCGACTCACGGTGCCCGTAAGGGTCTGGCCGACACCGCGCTGAAGACTGCGAACTCCGGTTACCTGACCCGTCGTCTGGTTGACGTCGCGCAGGATCTGGTGGTCACCGAAAGCGATTGCGGCACGGTCAACGGTCTGCACATGACGCCGCTGATTCAAGGTGGCGACGTGGTCGAGCCGCTGCGTGAGCGCGTGCTCGGTCGCGTACTGGCCGAGGCCGTTTATGTTCCGGGTACCGACAAGCTGTTGGCGGATGCTGGCACGCTGCTGAACGAGCGCTGGGTCGAGAAGCTGGAAGAAAGCAACATCGATCACGTGGTCGTGCGTTCGCCGATCACCTGCGAAACCCGTTTCGGTGTCTGCGCTGCCTGCTATGGTCGCGATCTGGCCCGTGGCCATATCGTCAACGCCGGCGAAGCGGTTGGTGTTATCGCCGCGCAGTCGATCGGTGAGCCGGGCACTCAGCTGACCATGCGTACCTTCCACATCGGTGGTGCGGCATCGCGTGCGTCGGCCGAAAACAAGGTGCAGGTCAAGAACAACGGTACGGTTCGTCTGGCCAACCCGAAATTGGTGCAGAAGAAAGACGGCACCTATGTCACCGTGTCGCGTTCGACCGAAATCACCGTGTTCGACGAACACAATCGCGAGAAAGAGCGGTACAAGGTTCCGTACGGTGCGGTGCTGTCGGTCAAAGACGGCAGCAAGATCAATCGTGGCGACATCGTCGCGAACTGGGATCCGCATACCCACCCGATCGTGACCGAAGTGGCCGGTAAGATTAAGTTTGTCGATTTGGTTGAAGGCGTGACCTTCACCCGCAAGACCGACGAACTGACCGGTCTGTCGAGCATTGAAGTGACCGATCCGAAACAGCGTGGCGCGAAAGAAATGCGTCCGGCGATTCGTCTGGTCGATGAGAAGGGCAAGGATCTGCAGCTGAAGGGCACCGATATCGTCGCCCAGTATTCGCTGCCGGCCGGCGCCATCATCAACCTTGAAGACGGCTCGGCCGTGGGCGAGGGCGATGCGATTGCCCGTATCCCGCAGGAAGGTTCGAAGACCCGTGACATCACCGGTGGTCTGCCGCGCGTCGCCGACTTGTTCGAAGCCCGGAAACCGAAAGAGCCGGCCATTCTGGCCGAAATCTCCGGTACCGTTTCGTTCGGGAAAGAAACCAAGGGCAAGCGCCGCCTGATCATTACGCCGCATGATGGTTCGCAGACGTATGAAGAGTTGATTCCGAAGTGGCGCAACATCGGCGTGTTCGAAGGCGAAAACGTTGAAATGGGTGACGTGATTTCCGAAGGTCCGGAAAATCCGCACGACATCCTGCGCCTGAAAGGCATTTCGCACCTGGCGAACTACATCGTCAACGAAGTGCAGGACGTTTACCGTCTGCAGGGCGTGAAGATCAACGACAAGCACATCGAAGTCATCGTGCGGCAGATGCTGCGCAAGGGCGTCGTGGCCGAGACCGGCGACAGCAAGCTGCTGAAAGGCGAGCAACTGGACGCGGTGCGGATTCTGGAAGAGAACGATCGTCTCATTGCCGCCGGCAAAGTCGTCGCGACTTTCGAGCGTCAGCTGCTCGGTATCACCAAGGCCTCGCTGCAAACCGAGTCGTTCATTTCGGCCGCGTCGTTCCAGGAAACCACCCGCGTCCTTACGGAAGCAGCGGTCAGTGGCAAGTTCGACGATCTGCGCGGTTTGAAAGAAAACGTCATCGTCGGTCGTCTGATCCCGGCCGGTACCGGTCTGGCGTACCACAAAGAACGTCGTCGTCGTCGTCTGGAAGGCAAGGTCATCGAGCCGACCGTCACCGCGACCGATGCCGAGAAAGAACTGCGCGATGCGCTCAGCTCCTCCGCGGAGTAAGCGCTTCGGTCAGCAGTTGATTGAAGTCGTTAGTACCAGAAAGGCCAGCACCCGCTGGCCTTTCTGTCTAACTGGTCAGTGGAAACCTTGGACTGGGAGCACGGGCTTTCTTGACGCCCCTTGCGCTCATCTCTACAATTCCGCACCCCTTTACAAGCCGGTTTTCCGGCCGAAGGGCTTTTGCTCTCATTTTTGGAGTTCAGTTTTCAATGGCGACCGTAAACCAGCTCGTGCGCAGTCCCCGCAAGGAGATCAAGCGCAAGACCCCGTCACCGGCCCTGCAGAACTGCCCGCAAAAACGCGGCGTCTGCACCCGTGTGTACACCACCACCCCGAAGAAGCCGAACTCGGCCCTTCGTAAAGTCTGCAAAGTGCGTCTGACCAACGGTTACGAAGTCATTTCGTACATCGGCGGTGAAGGCCACAACCTGCAAGAACACTCAGTCGTGCTGATTCGCGGCGGCCGGGTAAAGGACTTGCCAGGTGTGCGTTACCACACCGTTCGTGGTTCGCTCGACACTGCCGGTGTTAAAGACCGTAAGCAGAGCCGTTCGAAGTACGGTGCAAAGCGTCCGAAGAAATAAGCTGGCGGCGCTCTGCGTCACTGGTAGTAAGCATTGGACCGTTCCGGTCTGGTGCCGTAGCACTTCGGCACAAACGTGCCCGAAGCAAACCGTTTAGGTGCATTGATTGGGCGCAAGCCCGGATTGATGCGAGTAAGGCCGGCTTCGCCGGGCTGTCATCGTCACGATGTACGCTCGCCCATGCCGGACTCACCTGAAGATGAAGGAAGATAGCAATGCCGCGTCGTCGCGTAGTTGCTCAGCGGGAAATCCTGCCTGAGCCGAAATATGGTAGTCATGTGCTGGCCAAGTTTATGAACGTGGTCATGGAATCCGGTAAAAAATCGGTCGCCGAAAAGATTGTTTACGGAGCCATTGAACTCATTTCCAGCAAGAAGAACGTCGACGCTACTGGCGCGATGGGTATCTTCGAAAAGTCACTCGACAACGTCCGTCCGCTGGTGGAAGTGAAATCCCGCCGCGTCGGTGGTGCCACCTACCAGGTGCCAGTCGAAGTCCGCTCCAGCCGTCAGCAAGCGCTGGCCATGCGCTGGCTCGCTGATGCCGCCCGTAGCCGTGGTGAGAAGTCCATGGCCGAGCGTCTGGCTGCCGAAATTCTCGATGCCGTCGAGAACCGTGGCGCCGCGGTCAAGAAGCGTGAAGACGTGCACCGCATGGCGGAAGCCAACAAGGCGTTCTCGCACTACCGTTGGTAAGCGGGAGCTCGCCGGCAAGGCGAGTGCGTGGTGTTTGCCACGCCGGTTGGTAATCGCATTCGCTGACGCATTGGTCACTCTGGTGCGTCAGCGACAATCCAAATAGTTTGGAGCAAGCAATGGCTCGTACGACTCCTATCGAGCGCTACCGTAACATCGGTATCAGCGCTCACATTGACGCCGGTAAAACCACCACGACTGAACGCGTGCTGTTTTACACCGGTAAAAGCCACAAGATCGGTGAAGTGCACGATGGTGCCGCTACCACCGACTGGATGGTGCAAGAACAAGAACGGGGTATCACCATTACCTCGGCGGCGGTGACTGCCTTCTGGAAAGGCATGGGCAACAACTTTGCCGAACACCGCATCAACATCATCGACACCCCCGGGCACGTGGACTTCACCATTGAAGTCGAACGCTCGATGCGCGTACTCGACGGCGCCTGCATGGTTTACTGTGCGGTCGGCGGCGTTCAGCCGCAGTCGGAAACCGTGTGGCGTCAGGCCAACAAATACAAAGTGCCGCGTCTGGCCTTCGTCAACAAGATGGACCGTACCGGTGCCAACTTCTTGCGCGTGGTCGGCCAGATGAAAGAGCGTCTTGCCGCCAACGTCGTTGTGCTGCAATTGCCGATCGGCCAGGAAGAACACTTCAAGGGCGTGGTTGACCTCGTTTCGATGAAAGCTGTCTGGTGGGACGAAGAGTCGCAGGGCATGAAGTTCACCCTGAAAGACGTCCCGGCGGACATGCTGGACGAGTGCAAGAAGTGGCGCGAGCAGTTGGTCGAAAGCGCCGCCGAAGCCTCGGAAGAGCTGATGAACAAGTACCTGGAAGAAGGCGAGCTGAGCGAAGAAGAAATTCACGCCGGCATTCGCAAGCGTACTGTTGCCAGCGAAATCGTTCCGGCCCTGTGCGGTTCGGCGTTCAAGAACAAGGGCGTGCAAGCGATGCTGGACGCCGTGGTTCGCTACCTGCCGTCGCCGGTCGACATTCCGCCGGTCAAGGGCGAAGACGACCGTGGCAACATGGTTGAACGTCCGGCTACCGATGACGCGCCGTTCTCGGCGTTGGCATTCAAGATCGCCACCGACCCGTTCGTCGGTTCGCTAACCTTCATCCGGGTTTACTCGGGCGTGCTGGAAAGCGGCTCGGGCGTGTACAACACGGTCAAGGATCGCAAAGAGCGTATTGGTCGTCTGGTGCAGATGCACGCCAACCAGCGCGAAGAAATCAAAGAAGTGCGCGCTGGCGACATCGCCGCTTGCGTCGGTCTGAAAGACGTCACCACCGGTGACACCATTTGTGATCCGGATCATCCGGTCATTTTGGAACGGATGGAATTCCCGGAGCCGGTTATCGCCGTCGCCGTCGAGCCGAAGACCAAAGCCGACCAGGAAAAGATGGGTATCGCACTGGGCCGTCTGGCGCAGGAAGATCCGTCGTTCCGCGTGCACACTGACGAAGAGTCGGGCCAGACCATTATTTCGGGTATGGGTGAACTGCACCTCGAAATCATCGTCGACCGCATGAAGCGTGAATTCAAAGTCGAAGCCAATGTCGGCAAGCCGCAGGTCGCCTACCGCGAAACCATTCGCGCCAAGGTCGAGCAGGAAGGCAAGTTCGTACGTCAATCCGGCGGTCGTGGCCAGTACGGTCATTGCTGGTTGCGCATCGAGCCGAACGAAACCGGCAAGGGCTATGAGTTCATCAACGAAGTCGTTGGTGGTGTTGTGCCGAAGGAATACATTCCGGCGGTCGACAAGGGCGTTCAGGAACAGATCAAGAACGGTATCATCGCCGGCTTCCCGGTCGTTGACGTCAAAGTCACGATTTTCGACGGTTCGTACCATGACGTCGACTCGAACGAAATGGCGTTCAAGATCGCCGGCTCGATGGGCTTCAAGGAAGGTTGCTTGAAAGCCAAGCCGGTGCTGCTTGAGCCGATCATGAAAGTCGAAGTCGAAACCCCGGAAAACTACATGGGTGACGTCATTGGCGACTTGAACCGTCGTCGCGGTATCGTTCAGGGTATGGACGATCTGCCGGGTGCCATCAAGGCAATCAAGGCTCAGGTGCCGCTGTCCGAAATGTTCGGTTATGCGACTGACCTGCGTTCCGCGACCCAGGGTCGTGCGACTTACTCGATGGAGTTTGCGCACTATTCGGAAGCGCCGAATAACGTTGCTGAAGCCGTTGTTGCTGCTCGCAAAAAATAACCACTGGGGCGACCGGTCACTGCCGTGACCGGTCAACCAATACAAACGTCAAAACCTGAAAATAGAAGGCAGATCGCTATGTCGAAGGAAAAGTTTGAACGTACAAAGCCCCACGTGAACGTGGGCACCATCGGTCACGTTGACCATGGCAAGACCTCGCTGACGGCAGCGCTGACCATTGTCACCGCGCGCAAGTACGGCGGCGAAGTCAAGAACTACGCGGACATCGACGCGGCGCCGGAAGAGCGCGCGCGCGGTATCACCATCAACACCGCTCACGTCGAATACGAATCGGCCAACCGCCACTACGCGCACGTTGACTGCCCGGGCCACGCTGACTACGTCAAAAACATGATCACCGGTGCCGCCCAGATGGACGGCGCGGTGCTGGTCGTGTCGGCTGCTGACGGTCCGATGCCGCAAACCCGCGAACACATCCTGCTGTCGCGCCAAGTCGGCGTGCCGTACATCGTCGTGTTCCTGAACAAGTGCGACATGGTCGACGACGCCGAGCTGCTCGAGCTGGTCGAAATGGAAGTGCGCGAACTGCTGAGCGCCTATGACTTCCCGGGCGACGACACCCCGATCATCCGCGGTTCAGCCAAGCTCGCCATCGAAGGCGACCAAGGCGAATTCGGCGAACAAGCGATCATGAAGCTGCTGGAAGCGCTGGACACCTACATCCCGCAACCGGAGCGCGCGATTGACAAGCCGTTCCTGCTGCCGGTCGAAGACGTGTTCTCGATCTCGGGTCGCGGCACCGTGGTGACCGGTCGTGTTGAGCGCGGCATCGTCAAAGTCGGCGAAGAAATCGAAATCGTCGGCCTGAAAGACACCGTCAAGACCACCGTCACCGGCGTCGAAATGTTCCGCAAGCTGCTCGACGAAGGTCGTGCGGGCGACAACGTTGGCGTGCTGCTGCGCGGCACCAAGCGTGAAGACGTCGAGCGTGGTCAAGTGCTGGCCAAGCCGGGCTCGATCAAGCCGCACACCAAGTTCGAATCGGAAGTGTACGTGTTGTCGAAAGAAGAAGGCGGTCGTCACACCCCGTTCTTCAAAGGCTACCGTCCGCAGTTCTACTTCCGTACGACCGACGTGACGGGCGCCATCGAACTGCCGGAAGGCGTCGAGATGGTGATGCCGGGCGACAACATCAAGATGGTGGTGACCCTGATCGCCCCGATCGCGATGGACGACGGTCTGCGTTTCGCGATTCGCGAAGGCGGCCGTACCGTTGGCGCCGGCGTTGTTGCCAAGATCATTGCCTAATCAGTAAAACGTCAGTACCGGGTCTGGCTCAGGCCCGGCCCGGTACTGACGAAATCCGGTTCGCCGCGCAAGTTTTGCGTGACAAGCCGGCAAAGCGCCGTTATTATCCCGCGGCCTTTGAGAAGTGCTCTTTAGGTAGTTCCCCCGGACAGGCCTGTTCTTGCCTCGGCAAGCAGTGCGACTGACCGGAGTTGGTGACGGTTGACCAGTATCTTGGCATCGCCGTCCCTGACAACGGGCTCAATTGGAGTCCGACTGAACTTAAGGAATACCGCCCCCCGGACGAAGCGGAAGGGAGTGCGGTGTTCTTCTTTTTTCGCTCTTTATATTGGAGTGCCATCGCGATGGCAAAGCAACGTATCCGTATTCGTCTGAAGGCTTTCGATCACCGTTTGATCGACCAGTCGACGATGGAAATTGTGAACACGGCCAAGCGGACCGGCGCGCAAGTGCGCGGCCCGATCCCGCTGCCGACCAAGCAAGAACGTTACACCATCCTGACCTCGCCACACGCGAACAAGGATGCCCGTGACCAGTACGAAATTCGCACGCACAAGCGTCTGGTAGACATCATCGAGCCGACCGACAAAACGGTTGACGCGCTGATGAAGCTGGACCTGGCCGCTGGCGTGGACGTTCAGATCAGCCTTAGCTGATCTGAGTCCCGCGAATCATCCTTGTAGAGGAATACGTCATGGCAATCGGACTAGTGGGTCGCAAAGTCGGTATGACCCGCGTCTTCAATGACGACGGTGTGTCGGTTCCGGTGACCGTCATCGAGGTCGAGCCGAACCGCATTACCCAAGTCAAAGCCGTCGAAACTGATGGTTATGTCGCTGTCCAGGTTACGACCGGCAGCAAAAAGGCAAGCCGCCTGAACAAGCCGGAAGCCGGCCACTTTGCCAAGAGCGGCGTTGCCGCTGGCCGTGGTCTGTGGGAATTCCGTGCTGCTGCTGACCACGGTTTGGCCGTGGGCGGTGAGCTGAAGGTGGACCTGTTCCAGGTTGACCAAATGGTCGACGTCACTGGCGTGACCAAGGGCCGTGGTTTCTCCGGCACCATCCGCCGCTGGAACTTCCGTGGTCAGGACAATACGCACGGTAACTCGGTTTCGCACCGGGTGCCGGGCTCGATCGGCCAACGCCAGACCCCGGGTCGCGTGTTCAAAGGCATGAAAATGTACGGTCACTACGGCGTCGAACAGGTCACTGTCGAATGCCTGAAAGTCGTGCGTGTCGATGCTGAACGCAACCTGCTGCTGGTCAAGGGCGCAGTCCCGGGTTTCGACGGCGCTGACGTAATCGTCAAGCCGGCGGCCAAGGCCTGAGCGTAGGAGCGTAACGATGCAATTGACTCTGACAGGCGGCAACGGCGGCACGATCAACGTGTCGGAAGTTGCGTTCGGCCGTGAATTCAACGAAGCGCTGGTGCACCAGGTTGTGACTGCCTATTTGGCAGGCGGCCGTGCTGGCACCGTGCAACAAAAGACCCGCGCCGAAGTTTCC is a window encoding:
- the rpoB gene encoding DNA-directed RNA polymerase subunit beta, coding for MAYSYTEKKRIRKDFGKQAKIIEVPELLAIQLDSYRQFLYGSNGVVKMASGLDSAFQSVFPISSYSGNATLEYVASHLGEPPFDVKECLIRGLTYGAPLRVKIRLVIFDKEAKAGTVKDIREQEVYMGEIPLMTENGTFIINGTERVIVSQLHRSPGVFFEHDKGKTHSSGKLLFSARIIPYRGSWLDFEFDPKDCVFVRIDRRRKLPVSILLRALGYTNEQMLDMFFQHNVVHAGAESFELELVADRLRGETAAFDIVDNTGKTIVEAGRRITARHVAALQKTGVTRLAVPDEYLFEKVLAKSIINTKTGEVIAECNAIITKEILGKVRAAGVVEFRTLYTNELDQGPFISDTLRIDSSKSPLDALVEIYRMMRPGEPPTKEAAETLFNGLFFSEDRYDLSRVGRMKFNRRVGREEVTGSGVLTKDDIIAALRTLIEIRNGRGQVDDIDHLGNRRIRSVGEMAENQFRVGLVRVERAVKERLSQAESENLMPQDLINAKPVSAAVKEFFGSSQLSQFMDQVNPLSEITHKRRVSALGPGGLTRERAGFEVRDVHPTHYGRVCPIETPEGPNIGLINSLSVFARTNEYGFLETPYRRVVDGKVTMDIDYLSAYDESQFIIAQANAGTDKEGRLNEDLVTVRHQGEFTLSTPDKVNYMDVSPQQIMSVAAAMVPFLEHDDANRALMGANMQRQAVPTLRADKPLVGTGMERAVAVDSGVAIIAKRGGVIDFADASRIIIRVNDAEVNVGEAGVDIYSLTKYQRSNQNTCINQRPIVNVGDVVARGDVLADGPSTDLGELALGQNMLVAFMPWNGYNFEDSIVVSENVVQEDRFTSIHIQELSCIARDTKLGPEEITSDIPNVGEQALGKLDEAGIVYIGAEVQPGDILVGKVTPKGETQLTPEEKLLRAIFGEKASDVKDTSLRVPAGMAGTVIDVQVFTRDGVEKDSRAAEIEKAQLDKIRKDLLDEQRILEDNAFARARNLVLGQVAEKGPGKLKKGVAVDAEFLDSLQRGEVLQIQLRDEQKQQQLEALANYVEEQKDVFHKRFENKKDKLKQGDDLAPGVLKVVKVYLAVKRRVQPGDKMAGRHGNKGVISTIVPVEDMPHMADGRPVDIVLNPLGVPSRMNIGQVLETHLGWAARGLGRRIEEMLEKERAKAVKELRGFLESVYNDGAANKVDIKSLSDDEVINLGKNLKGGVPIASPVFDGAKEEEIFKLLNIAYPSGDERTERLGFNSSKTQMRLYDGRTGDAFERPVTVGYMYMLKLNHLVDDKMHARSTGSYSLVTQQPLGGKAQFGGQRFGEMEVWALEAYGAAYTLQEMLTVKSDDVNGRTRMYKNIVDGDHKMEAGMPESFNVLLKEIRSLAINIELEDSN